One window of Trifolium pratense cultivar HEN17-A07 linkage group LG5, ARS_RC_1.1, whole genome shotgun sequence genomic DNA carries:
- the LOC123887000 gene encoding protein CWC15 homolog — translation MTTAARPTWAPAKGGNEQGGTRIFGPSQKYSSRDIASHTTLKPRKDGQDTQDELKRRNLRDELDERERRHFSSKNKSYNDDRDYGKGSHLFLDGTKRDIEDHIVARSVDADDSDVEVNSDDESDEDDDEDDTEALLAELEQIKKERAEEKMRKERQQQEEDLKVKEAELMRGNPLINNPTSFNVKRRWDDDVVFKNQARGETKLAKRFINDTIRNDFHRKFLHKYMK, via the exons ATGACGACCGCCGCTAGACCAACGTGGGCACCAGCTAAAGGTGGAAACGAACAAGGCGGTACTCGAATTTTCGGTCCCTCTCAAAAGTACTCGTCCAGAGATATCGCATCGCACACCACTCTCAAACCTAG GAAAGACGGGCAGGATACACAAGATGAATTAAAGAGAAGGAACCTACGTGATGAACTGGATGAACGTGAAAGGAGGCACTTctcatcaaaaaataaatcttatAACG ATGACAGGGATTATGGAAAGGGTAGCCATCTATTTCTGGACG GAACAAAACGAGACATTGAAGACCATATCGTTGCACGCAGTGTTGATGCAGATGATTCTGATGTTGAAGTCAACAGCGATGATGAAAG tgatgaggatgatgatgaggatgacACTGAAGCTTTGCTGGCCGAGCTTGAACAAATAAAGAAGGAAAGGGCAGAGGAAAAGATGCGCAAG GAGCGTCAACAACAAGAGGAAGATCTGAAAGTAAAGGAGGCAGAGCTTATGCGTGGAAACCCATTGATAAATAATCCTACATCTTTCAATGTCAAAAGAAG GTGGGATGATGACGTGGTGTTCAAAAACCAAGCCCGTGGTGAAACCAAGCTGGCTAAGCGATTCATAAATGACACCATCAGGAATGATTTCCATAGGAAGTTCCTGCACAAATACATGAAGTAA
- the LOC123886828 gene encoding uncharacterized protein LOC123886828, with protein MCKSNNQDHQVILFHNKIMKMINIFFLLVLCLVTITSHRVDGSQSTVKENLELERQLKLINKLPIKSIQTKFEYMVDCVDINKQPAFDHPLLKNHKLQRRPLFHIKNGKTSAKNSPTNLMFGLEKVECPTGTVPIRRTTKDDLIRSKSLWNDNILTTNVVRHNAEVSLKKPGQQLYYGVSGTTSVYNLKINIAQSSSSHIHIQNGDGTNKIIVGWHVFPHIYGDDRPHVFAAWTSDNFKKTGCYNMQCQGFVQVDSQFHIGGAVSNVSVYGGPMSDLPITIFQGNNKWWVMIHNKAVGYFPVALFTNLYVADQVSWGGATIAIDAPSPPMGSGYFPDGNLYHSCYFKNIAFKNGTTSPNFGPDKLSIQEFTDSPKCYGVEYYEKTKYGSDDYTLLFGGPGGNECT; from the exons ATGTGCAAATCTAACAATCAAG ATCACCAAGTCATTTTGTTCCAtaacaaaattatgaaaatgatcaacatatttttcttattggttttgtgtttggtgACTATTACAAGCCATAGAGTTGATGGAAGTCAGAGCACAGTGAAAGAAAATTTAGAGTTGGAGAGACAACTAAAGCTTATTAACAAGCTTCCTATCAAGAGTATTCAG ACAAAATTTGAGTACATGGTTGATTGTGTTGATATTAACAAGCAACCAGCTTTTGACCATCCTTTACTTAAAAATCATAAGTTGCAG AGACGACCTCTTTTTCacataaaaaatggaaaaacaagtGCGAAGAATTCACCGACAAATCTCATGTTTGGACTTGAGAAAGTGGAGTGTCCAACTGGAACGGTTCCTATTCGTAGGACAACAAAAGATGATCTCATCCGTTCAAAATCATTATGGAATGATAATATCTTAACTACAAATGTCGTTCGCCAT AATGCAGAAGTATCTCTCAAGAAGCCTGgtcaacaactttattatggAGTTAGTGGAACTACTAGTGTTTATAATCTAAAGATAAATATTGCTCAATCAAGCTCATCTCATATACATATTCAAAATGGAGATGGGACTAATAAAATTATTGTTGGATGGCAT GTATTTCCCCATATATATGGAGATGATAGGCCACATGTTTTCGCAGCATGGACG TCAGATAATTTCAAGAAAACCGGATGCTACAATATGCAATGTCAAGGTTTTGTTCAGGTTGATAGTCAATTTCACATCGGTGGAGCTGTGTCAAACGTATCTGTCTATGGTGGACCAATGTCTGATTTGCCAATTACTATTTTCcag GGAAACAACAAATGGTGGGTGATGATACACAATAAGGCGGTTGGATATTTTCCGGTAGCTTTGTTCACCAACTTGTATGTAGCTGATCAAGTGTCATGGGGTGGAGCAACAATAGCTATTGATGCTCCTAGTCCTCCGATGGGATCAGGATACTTTCCTGATGGGAACCTTTATCATTcatgttattttaaaaatattgcatTCAAAAATGGAACTACATCCCCGAATTTTGGACCGGATAAGTTGTCGATACAAGAATTTACCGATTCCCCTAAATGCTATGGAGTTGAGTActatgaaaaaacaaaatacggGTCGGATGATTATACTCTTTTATTTGGAGGACCTGGTGGTAATGAATGTACATAA